From Sulfuracidifex tepidarius, one genomic window encodes:
- a CDS encoding ribosomal protein L13e yields MEPIVKRPYYHFENPNRVDKEKKGRGFSLGELAKAGLTKSEVRTLNVNVDIKRKSVYDVNVEALKKIKEEGKEKLEQAKKKKMEKNKRKAEKKKASQRKE; encoded by the coding sequence ATGGAGCCTATAGTAAAGAGGCCTTATTACCATTTTGAGAACCCTAATAGGGTAGATAAGGAGAAGAAGGGAAGAGGATTTAGTCTAGGAGAGTTGGCTAAAGCGGGTTTGACTAAGAGCGAAGTTAGGACGCTCAATGTTAACGTCGATATAAAGAGGAAATCAGTATATGATGTGAACGTAGAGGCCTTGAAGAAAATAAAGGAAGAAGGTAAGGAGAAGCTAGAACAAGCTAAGAAGAAAAAGATGGAGAAGAACAAGAGAAAGGCTGAAAAGAAGAAGGCTAGTCAGAGGAAGGAGTAA
- a CDS encoding glycosyltransferase: MLSFITVLSLFLFVLILPSSFWNLLQFIYVKVSGRAEENLNLERRKRLSVIVAIKGESPRMVKELLENMSKQTYKNFEVIIVSDDDERIFREVEKIAREFPFARLVKGKGKGLKAGALNLGSKLASGEFLVFLDVEARVEDDFLERASSLQGDAFAFRLKIRRNFSSALEDTYHAMTEFSMNALFRGRSSLGLPIFPNGSAFMIRKEVLSRVGGFKEGAYAEDLEIGIRLFIHGIKVNYNNDIPVYTISTPDERALRSQISRWAYGSAELLYESLSMIKKGLRGIEGFMYSQQWGLYFMPFIVLAIEIALIPLLGPLPFLSSLAVFIVMSIPLILVNKSAKTSYGTYFLIAIMDGYLRGLLRIRYEWRVTPKEVIDR, encoded by the coding sequence GTGCTGTCTTTTATCACCGTTCTCTCGTTATTTCTCTTCGTCCTAATCTTACCTTCGTCATTTTGGAACCTCTTACAATTCATTTACGTTAAGGTAAGCGGGAGAGCGGAAGAGAACCTCAACCTTGAAAGGAGGAAGAGGCTCAGTGTCATAGTTGCGATCAAGGGGGAGAGCCCTAGAATGGTGAAAGAACTCTTAGAGAACATGTCGAAACAGACCTACAAGAACTTCGAAGTAATAATAGTATCTGATGACGATGAGAGAATTTTTCGTGAAGTAGAAAAAATAGCACGGGAATTTCCCTTCGCTAGGTTAGTGAAAGGTAAAGGAAAAGGACTGAAAGCTGGCGCTCTCAACCTTGGTTCGAAGCTAGCAAGCGGAGAATTCTTGGTTTTCCTGGACGTGGAAGCTAGGGTCGAAGATGACTTCCTTGAGAGGGCATCTTCTTTACAAGGAGATGCTTTCGCATTCAGACTGAAGATAAGGAGAAATTTCTCATCCGCGCTGGAGGACACTTACCACGCTATGACCGAATTCTCAATGAACGCCTTATTCAGAGGAAGAAGCTCCCTGGGTCTGCCTATATTTCCAAATGGGTCTGCCTTCATGATCAGGAAAGAAGTCCTTTCCAGGGTAGGGGGTTTCAAGGAAGGTGCTTATGCGGAGGACTTGGAGATAGGAATAAGGCTCTTCATTCATGGGATTAAAGTCAATTATAACAATGATATTCCTGTTTATACTATATCAACGCCAGACGAAAGGGCACTCAGGAGTCAAATATCGAGATGGGCTTACGGATCCGCAGAGCTATTATACGAATCGCTCTCCATGATCAAGAAGGGTTTAAGGGGCATAGAAGGTTTCATGTACTCTCAACAATGGGGACTTTACTTCATGCCTTTCATCGTACTCGCGATTGAGATAGCGTTAATACCTCTATTAGGCCCTCTTCCGTTCCTCTCATCGTTAGCAGTTTTCATCGTCATGTCAATTCCGCTAATACTAGTGAATAAGAGTGCGAAGACTAGCTATGGAACTTACTTCCTCATAGCAATAATGGATGGATACCTGAGGGGATTGCTGAGAATAAGATACGAATGGCGCGTCACACCAAAGGAAGTTATAGATAGATAA
- the ppa gene encoding inorganic diphosphatase: MKVSVGKDFPKLINVFIEIPMGSNVKYEYDEEEEVVKVDRVLYTSMVYPFNYGFVPGTKADDGDPIDVLVISNMPFYPGTVVEARPVGMIRMTDEEGVDTKIIAVPKDKIDPTFSNIREITDIPDALKNKMVHFFEHYKELEPGKWVKISGWGTSSEAMENIKKAMKS; the protein is encoded by the coding sequence ATGAAAGTCTCAGTCGGAAAGGACTTTCCTAAATTAATTAATGTTTTTATAGAAATTCCTATGGGATCAAACGTGAAATACGAATACGACGAAGAGGAGGAAGTAGTCAAGGTCGATAGAGTCCTCTACACTTCCATGGTATATCCGTTCAACTACGGTTTCGTGCCGGGCACTAAGGCCGACGATGGAGACCCAATAGATGTGTTAGTGATCAGCAACATGCCTTTTTACCCTGGTACAGTAGTAGAAGCCAGACCCGTAGGTATGATAAGGATGACAGATGAGGAAGGAGTTGACACAAAGATAATAGCGGTTCCAAAAGACAAGATAGACCCAACTTTCTCCAACATACGAGAGATAACCGACATTCCAGATGCGCTCAAGAACAAGATGGTTCACTTCTTCGAACACTACAAGGAATTAGAGCCCGGAAAGTGGGTTAAGATATCAGGGTGGGGAACATCGAGCGAAGCAATGGAAAACATTAAAAAAGCTATGAAAAGTTAA
- the treH1 gene encoding alpha,alpha-trehalase TreH1: MRPLGFISNGLTSALIDNGSVVWLVFPRFDSPSIFGKLLDDEGGEFSIFPEDECDVSVSYVNANVLSTKFRCGQGEAEIMDVMPIGERSLVRVVRTTIPLKVKVKPMFHYGLYKPIVEEHEEGVRFMNPKSRECLALTPNLHVISPPGATLYLIYSTARDYGPFKKRIERKAEKSLRATLNYWERKVPFKGTDETDRIREVSLMVLLSSIYSPTGASIAAPTTSLPEIEGGGRNWDYRYTWVRDSSMVSEALLSTGYIVESRRIINFLLGSMTFSSKPFLHPLYTVDGGDPPPEREIKWLSGFKGSKPVRVGNGAASQVQLDIEGFFVEAVYQYYLKTGDAEFLRENWVKLEYIHEWVSKNWKLKDAGIWEDRGRPQHYTHSKVMMWIALDRIEKMGKEIGKKVSTSSKEKLRQWIIENCVKDSYFVRYAGSEEVDANLLTLPIYGFVDVRDPVFMNTLRKVETDLLKNGFVKRYRKDFMGEAVHPFTLANVWLARIYARLGREEEAIKLIKNLTRPSSNLYLIGEHIDVDKMEYTGNYPQVFTHAQILLAIEEINGKSKI; encoded by the coding sequence ATGAGACCTTTAGGGTTTATAAGTAACGGCTTAACGAGTGCCTTAATAGATAATGGATCAGTGGTATGGTTGGTTTTCCCTAGATTCGATTCCCCCTCGATATTTGGCAAGCTCCTAGACGACGAAGGAGGAGAGTTTTCTATATTCCCCGAAGACGAGTGTGACGTCTCAGTCTCTTACGTGAACGCTAACGTGTTATCAACTAAATTTCGGTGTGGTCAAGGAGAGGCTGAGATCATGGATGTAATGCCCATTGGAGAGAGGTCGCTGGTGAGGGTCGTGAGGACAACCATTCCTTTGAAGGTGAAAGTTAAGCCTATGTTCCATTACGGGCTTTACAAGCCTATAGTGGAGGAACATGAGGAAGGAGTGAGGTTCATGAACCCAAAGTCTAGGGAATGCTTAGCTTTGACCCCCAACTTGCACGTCATATCCCCGCCTGGAGCAACGTTATATCTAATCTATTCTACAGCTCGAGATTACGGTCCTTTCAAAAAGAGGATAGAAAGGAAAGCTGAGAAGTCGCTTAGAGCTACTCTCAACTACTGGGAAAGGAAGGTTCCTTTCAAAGGTACAGATGAAACTGACAGGATAAGGGAAGTAAGTTTGATGGTACTTCTGAGTTCAATATACTCCCCCACTGGAGCTTCTATCGCTGCTCCTACCACTTCCCTGCCTGAGATTGAGGGTGGGGGAAGGAACTGGGATTACAGATATACATGGGTTAGGGACTCCTCCATGGTTTCGGAGGCCCTACTTTCAACCGGGTATATAGTTGAATCGAGGAGAATAATCAATTTCCTCTTAGGGTCAATGACTTTCTCCTCGAAACCCTTCCTTCATCCTCTCTATACTGTGGACGGAGGAGACCCTCCACCAGAAAGGGAAATTAAGTGGTTATCCGGGTTTAAAGGGTCTAAACCAGTGAGGGTCGGAAACGGTGCGGCTTCTCAGGTTCAACTAGACATAGAGGGTTTCTTTGTGGAAGCTGTTTATCAATATTATCTGAAAACGGGAGACGCCGAGTTCTTGAGGGAAAATTGGGTTAAACTGGAGTATATTCATGAATGGGTCTCAAAGAATTGGAAATTGAAAGACGCCGGGATATGGGAGGACAGGGGAAGGCCACAACATTACACTCATTCGAAAGTCATGATGTGGATAGCCTTAGACAGAATAGAGAAGATGGGGAAAGAAATAGGAAAGAAAGTGTCGACTTCCAGCAAGGAAAAGTTGAGACAATGGATAATTGAGAACTGCGTGAAAGATAGTTATTTCGTAAGATATGCCGGATCAGAAGAAGTTGACGCTAATCTCCTTACCTTGCCAATTTACGGCTTCGTTGATGTAAGAGACCCAGTTTTCATGAATACCTTAAGGAAAGTTGAGACTGATCTCCTTAAGAACGGATTCGTGAAGAGGTATAGGAAAGACTTCATGGGTGAGGCAGTTCATCCTTTTACATTAGCTAACGTTTGGTTGGCCAGAATATACGCTAGACTAGGGAGGGAAGAGGAAGCAATTAAGCTGATAAAGAACTTGACTCGGCCTTCTAGTAATCTGTATCTGATTGGTGAGCATATCGATGTAGATAAAATGGAATATACAGGAAATTATCCACAAGTTTTCACTCATGCACAAATTTTGCTTGCTATTGAAGAGATAAATGGAAAATCTAAGATTTAG
- a CDS encoding 4Fe-4S binding protein — translation MDYLQLAIIIYIAGMMFTDLFLLYLLYRSSNASRRAVLFTSSIFFYMSAEAIDIGYILFQHGSVLVEPISLMLASIPIFLSLAVKDKGFWKEDWVSSTFLALTLVIDELAMGYSYSAAFGPHMNPLVSAVSNPAFGIMMLIDASFFLTMSRHNINVKEVSLFTFAVSMAFMPNIFRTFESSIQLVGAVLSSIIMIVNIVTLYLLQMRRISLNAQVLSLSLAGFDFIMMLGLSIFASSSDLTFLSLSMIASMVWYFVLIFYRFSDKKITYGLKIPILFVFLINMAELTMGFGDSVMGFNITNDIFSAHMMNHGSSMMRSPHTNPFWWIFPMNPLSMTLMSFHSVLMVSHNLLLSSFWGSYILVMMTTMMPFYVLMMGAEMLFLVYERYKRSRPSCVKRWALAIIVAMPIFVWLIPYYTNFYIFGMSGMLVPVTLLGFSLSMIAISVASIIFGRRAFCNTMCMSAHMWTNVYYDQFKAKKSSKFWEYFRWVPLAVMIGFFSYWVAGEMGIVQFLKLGSSILNPLDLFGMFTLNYVWWFFFFMTPVFGTYSCARQGWCGYGTFTGLFNKVIFKVKSKDVEVCRSCNSVSCESSCPSKIDIRKDVLSKGFSNRISCVGCGDCIEACPFNNLYIQDIRNVFRKQPNNGVRGTT, via the coding sequence ATGGATTATCTCCAGTTAGCCATAATTATATATATTGCAGGAATGATGTTCACTGACCTTTTTCTCCTATATTTGCTGTACAGAAGCTCAAACGCATCTAGAAGAGCTGTTCTCTTCACTTCTTCCATATTCTTCTATATGTCAGCTGAAGCTATAGACATAGGATACATACTCTTTCAACACGGCTCAGTCCTTGTTGAGCCTATTAGCCTCATGCTAGCGTCGATTCCAATATTCCTTTCCTTGGCAGTGAAAGACAAGGGTTTCTGGAAAGAGGACTGGGTATCTTCTACTTTCCTAGCATTAACCTTGGTGATAGACGAGCTGGCAATGGGGTACTCTTACTCTGCAGCCTTCGGGCCTCACATGAATCCTTTAGTTTCAGCCGTTAGTAACCCAGCGTTCGGAATAATGATGCTCATTGACGCTTCCTTCTTCCTGACAATGAGCAGGCATAACATCAACGTGAAGGAGGTCTCGTTATTCACATTCGCTGTCTCAATGGCGTTCATGCCAAACATTTTCAGAACTTTCGAGTCTTCAATTCAGCTAGTTGGTGCTGTTCTTTCTTCTATAATAATGATAGTGAATATAGTGACATTATACCTCCTACAAATGAGGAGGATCTCTCTGAACGCACAGGTCCTATCATTATCTTTAGCTGGTTTCGATTTCATCATGATGTTAGGTCTTTCAATTTTCGCCTCATCCTCGGATCTAACTTTCCTGTCGTTATCGATGATAGCTTCAATGGTTTGGTACTTTGTTCTTATTTTCTATAGGTTTTCAGATAAAAAGATCACTTATGGACTTAAGATCCCTATCCTTTTCGTCTTCCTTATTAACATGGCAGAACTCACCATGGGTTTCGGAGACAGCGTGATGGGGTTCAACATAACTAATGATATTTTCTCCGCTCATATGATGAATCATGGTAGCTCTATGATGAGGAGCCCCCACACGAATCCGTTCTGGTGGATTTTCCCCATGAACCCACTATCAATGACTTTAATGAGCTTCCATTCCGTTTTGATGGTTTCACATAATCTACTGTTGTCATCTTTCTGGGGTTCATACATTTTAGTCATGATGACTACTATGATGCCGTTCTACGTCTTGATGATGGGGGCCGAAATGCTCTTCCTAGTCTATGAAAGATACAAGAGATCCAGACCTTCGTGTGTAAAGAGATGGGCTTTAGCTATAATTGTGGCTATGCCTATCTTCGTATGGCTAATTCCGTATTATACCAACTTTTACATTTTCGGTATGAGCGGAATGCTTGTCCCCGTAACTCTCTTGGGCTTCTCGTTGTCCATGATCGCGATTTCTGTGGCTTCAATCATCTTCGGAAGAAGAGCATTCTGTAATACCATGTGCATGTCAGCCCACATGTGGACTAACGTATATTACGATCAGTTCAAGGCTAAGAAGTCCTCAAAGTTCTGGGAATACTTCAGGTGGGTTCCCCTAGCTGTAATGATAGGTTTCTTCTCCTATTGGGTCGCAGGAGAGATGGGAATTGTTCAGTTCCTAAAGCTTGGAAGCTCTATACTAAATCCTCTGGATCTTTTCGGAATGTTCACCCTAAATTACGTCTGGTGGTTCTTCTTCTTCATGACCCCGGTTTTCGGGACTTACTCATGTGCAAGACAAGGATGGTGTGGGTATGGAACTTTCACCGGACTCTTCAACAAGGTCATCTTCAAGGTGAAGTCTAAGGATGTGGAAGTGTGCAGGTCTTGCAATAGCGTCTCATGTGAATCTTCATGTCCTTCCAAGATAGATATCAGGAAAGACGTGTTGAGCAAAGGGTTCTCAAACAGAATTTCCTGTGTAGGATGCGGTGACTGTATTGAGGCTTGTCCCTTCAACAACCTCTACATACAAGATATCAGGAACGTGTTTAGAAAGCAACCTAACAATGGAGTTAGGGGCACTACATGA
- a CDS encoding glycosyltransferase family 4 protein, protein MDILFVNHRDIYHPQAGGAEEVIKEVGRRLVSLGDQVTWFSEEVKGRPSVESYEGITLKRRGGRASVHVYSILEARKHEIVVDSVAHAVPFFSFTVNRKTVALIHHIHQDVVQLELGTFSRALVKFMERQVKRYDYLIAVSCTTKSDLKTKLNVDESKVKVIYNGVDHDKFKPGEKSREPMILWIGRMKSYKNPFDIFEIKKRMKTKAEIVVVGSGEMSEKFSTEAERHGVKYLGRVSEKDKVNLYQRSWAILSTSFIEGWGMTIVEGNACGTPAVVYRSGSLPEVVKDGENGFVVNYKDYESAAKALDYLMDESVMKYMSKRSYDSSLKYDWDITARSYNEFLKKISNF, encoded by the coding sequence GTGGATATACTTTTCGTCAACCACAGAGACATTTACCATCCTCAAGCTGGGGGAGCAGAAGAGGTCATAAAGGAGGTGGGGAGGAGGCTAGTTTCCCTTGGAGATCAGGTTACCTGGTTTTCCGAGGAAGTGAAAGGAAGACCGTCTGTAGAGAGCTATGAGGGAATAACGTTAAAGAGAAGGGGAGGAAGGGCTTCTGTTCACGTGTACTCTATTCTGGAGGCCAGGAAGCACGAAATAGTAGTGGACAGTGTAGCACATGCAGTACCCTTCTTTTCATTTACAGTCAACAGAAAAACTGTGGCTTTAATACACCATATACATCAGGACGTAGTTCAGCTAGAACTTGGAACCTTCTCCAGAGCCTTGGTCAAGTTCATGGAGAGACAAGTCAAGAGGTATGATTACCTGATCGCTGTTTCGTGTACAACCAAGAGCGATCTAAAGACTAAGTTGAACGTTGACGAATCTAAAGTGAAGGTGATATATAACGGTGTAGATCACGACAAGTTCAAGCCAGGGGAAAAGAGCAGGGAACCTATGATACTTTGGATAGGTAGGATGAAATCGTATAAGAACCCATTCGACATCTTTGAGATAAAGAAGAGAATGAAGACGAAAGCGGAAATTGTAGTAGTAGGCTCGGGGGAAATGTCCGAGAAGTTCTCGACAGAGGCTGAAAGGCACGGCGTGAAGTACTTGGGGAGGGTGAGCGAGAAGGATAAAGTGAATTTATATCAAAGGTCATGGGCCATCCTCTCTACCTCCTTCATAGAGGGATGGGGAATGACCATAGTTGAGGGGAACGCATGCGGAACTCCTGCGGTGGTGTATAGGTCTGGCTCATTGCCTGAGGTTGTCAAAGACGGGGAGAACGGTTTCGTAGTCAACTATAAAGACTACGAGTCAGCAGCCAAAGCTCTGGACTACCTCATGGACGAGTCGGTCATGAAATACATGTCGAAAAGGAGTTACGATAGCTCTTTGAAGTACGACTGGGACATCACGGCACGTTCCTATAACGAATTCTTAAAGAAGATTAGTAATTTTTAG
- a CDS encoding alcohol dehydrogenase catalytic domain-containing protein produces MRAAVFHEEGKPLSLEEVPYPERKEGEVILKVRAAGLCHGDVHLVLGEWSGDLQISPPVILGHEIVGDVVEGGKKFKDGDRVILYSSIGCGKCKYCLSGKPQFCERVSVVGVQRNGGFAEYVSVPEDYLFKVDGDPIHLAPLADAGITAYSAVKGIKRGDSVAVIGTGAVAMIASQMLKSNGADVIMGGRNPSKLAKAEEMGIPTVMMKRKDNMNMSQTLFSYSQKKFDYVLDFVGSQSTLQDSMWLLSREGELRIVGEFGGYLNVPEQLIVLRGLKVKGVLYGSFEDMNGIIKSYQEGKFNTMPVPYKLEEINDAINDLIEDKIIGRAVITPSSD; encoded by the coding sequence ATGAGGGCAGCGGTCTTCCACGAAGAGGGAAAACCGTTATCACTGGAGGAAGTACCATACCCAGAGAGAAAGGAAGGAGAGGTCATACTCAAGGTTAGGGCTGCGGGACTCTGTCACGGAGATGTCCACTTGGTACTAGGAGAGTGGAGCGGAGACCTTCAGATCTCCCCTCCCGTGATTTTAGGCCACGAGATAGTTGGAGACGTGGTTGAGGGAGGAAAGAAGTTCAAGGACGGAGACCGAGTCATTCTGTACAGCAGTATAGGCTGTGGTAAATGTAAGTATTGCCTCTCAGGTAAACCGCAATTCTGTGAAAGAGTAAGCGTCGTTGGAGTCCAAAGGAACGGCGGATTTGCAGAATACGTTTCAGTCCCAGAGGACTATCTATTCAAAGTTGATGGAGACCCTATTCACCTAGCTCCGTTAGCTGATGCAGGTATCACTGCATACAGCGCTGTTAAGGGGATTAAGAGGGGCGATTCTGTGGCTGTAATAGGAACCGGAGCGGTTGCTATGATCGCGTCCCAGATGTTGAAAAGTAATGGAGCTGACGTCATAATGGGTGGGAGGAACCCATCCAAGTTAGCCAAAGCCGAGGAGATGGGTATACCCACCGTAATGATGAAGAGAAAAGACAACATGAACATGTCACAAACCTTGTTTTCCTACAGTCAAAAGAAATTCGATTACGTACTCGATTTCGTCGGATCACAGTCCACCCTTCAGGACTCAATGTGGTTGCTTTCAAGAGAAGGAGAGCTTAGAATAGTCGGAGAATTCGGAGGCTACCTGAACGTTCCAGAACAGCTGATAGTACTGAGGGGATTGAAAGTTAAGGGCGTCCTTTACGGGAGCTTTGAGGATATGAATGGGATCATCAAGTCGTACCAAGAAGGGAAGTTCAATACAATGCCTGTACCTTACAAGCTTGAAGAAATAAATGATGCAATAAACGACTTAATAGAAGACAAAATCATAGGAAGGGCAGTGATTACTCCTTCCTCTGACTAG
- a CDS encoding class II glutamine amidotransferase translates to MLAYFGSSSRRLNELISCLKLSSEKDPLNGASHDSGWGYVLIKKDSISYYRSGKPIFKETIPVFLDDEDMIAIFHARKATTGLVGSQFSHPYMETNESGTHFFAHNGTINKRRLAQKMGIEDQGFVDSELAFKYLINTGDIETLKDYTETALNLFYVKIDRYTQEAELRYLNYVAPHHDRPYYHLYIDTSDGIAVYSSSLAYLCKDLSRERVGKGFNSIGKIKVNNSEREIAV, encoded by the coding sequence ATGTTAGCTTATTTCGGATCTTCCTCTAGGAGGTTAAACGAGCTCATATCCTGCCTGAAGTTATCATCTGAGAAGGACCCGCTTAACGGTGCGTCTCATGATAGTGGATGGGGATACGTTCTGATAAAGAAGGACTCGATCAGTTACTATAGGTCAGGAAAGCCCATATTTAAGGAAACCATTCCTGTTTTCCTGGACGACGAAGACATGATAGCTATATTTCACGCGAGGAAAGCTACAACTGGTCTTGTAGGTTCACAGTTCTCACATCCTTACATGGAGACTAACGAAAGCGGTACCCATTTCTTTGCGCACAATGGGACTATCAATAAGAGGAGGTTAGCTCAAAAGATGGGAATTGAGGATCAAGGTTTCGTCGATTCGGAACTAGCGTTTAAATACCTTATAAATACTGGAGATATAGAAACACTGAAAGACTATACAGAGACCGCCCTCAATCTCTTTTATGTTAAGATAGATAGATACACCCAGGAAGCAGAACTCAGGTACCTCAATTACGTAGCGCCTCATCACGACAGACCTTATTATCATCTCTACATCGATACAAGCGACGGGATCGCAGTCTACTCCTCCTCCCTCGCATATTTATGCAAGGATCTCTCGAGGGAGAGAGTAGGGAAAGGTTTCAACTCAATAGGGAAAATAAAAGTAAATAACTCTGAAAGAGAGATAGCGGTATAG
- a CDS encoding HD domain-containing protein, giving the protein MMIRNTLSACKNLVRTGWMQCGVPPTMGDTVASHSFEAAVIAYYISEKLREMGVQVNSDHAASIALFHDLGESLLGDLPKWASLRLDKREAEKEAFREIGIGEGLFAELKEGTTLEAKVAKLSDRLSTSMEANRLMKRGYDVGKIIETYIPEINKMLDDPFLSKVKNIVLEMLDSTTK; this is encoded by the coding sequence ATGATGATTAGAAACACGTTATCTGCATGTAAAAATCTGGTAAGGACGGGTTGGATGCAGTGCGGAGTCCCACCTACCATGGGTGATACCGTGGCTTCCCACTCCTTTGAGGCAGCTGTTATTGCGTATTATATCTCGGAGAAATTGAGGGAAATGGGAGTCCAAGTTAACTCTGACCATGCAGCGTCAATAGCTCTCTTCCACGATCTGGGTGAGTCCCTCCTGGGGGATCTACCTAAGTGGGCTTCATTGAGGCTTGACAAGAGGGAAGCCGAAAAGGAAGCGTTCAGGGAAATTGGGATCGGTGAGGGACTCTTCGCTGAGCTTAAGGAAGGTACAACTCTGGAGGCTAAGGTAGCTAAGCTATCGGACAGGCTTTCAACTTCAATGGAGGCAAATAGACTCATGAAAAGAGGGTATGACGTGGGCAAAATTATAGAGACCTATATCCCTGAAATAAATAAAATGCTTGACGATCCTTTCCTAAGCAAGGTAAAGAACATCGTGTTAGAAATGCTTGACTCGACCACAAAGTAA
- a CDS encoding NAD(P)/FAD-dependent oxidoreductase yields MKVVIIGGGFAGLSAHKVHDSLLIDEKDYFTLTHKLVDVFRSGNPDVAKIPYQGKAMKSRVRNVDFRRKKVITDSGSFDYDKLLIACGYSQKVIPNTYKIENVEDALNLHQKVLGAKSVTILGGGLLGVELASVSREMGKEVYLVEGSDRLLNFMTRESSDFALRELREMGVHVILKEKVEGIEKNKVKTNNMEIESDVVVSSIGFKGPSLIQELGLTNTNGRMVVDEYLRSVDYDDVFGAGDSATMKKFVPMSAQVAVQAGNVAMRNMIGASEEPFQYKQYAVIAKVNGKYFGDLMGRFVKGRLAEIAEKMGITKTVMLVK; encoded by the coding sequence ATGAAAGTCGTAATAATAGGCGGAGGATTTGCAGGATTATCTGCTCATAAAGTTCACGATTCCCTTCTTATAGACGAGAAGGATTACTTCACTTTAACACACAAGTTGGTAGATGTCTTCAGGAGTGGAAACCCTGATGTCGCCAAGATACCTTATCAGGGAAAGGCAATGAAGAGCAGAGTTAGGAATGTAGACTTCAGGAGAAAGAAAGTGATAACTGACTCCGGATCGTTCGACTACGACAAGCTCCTGATCGCTTGCGGATATTCACAGAAGGTGATTCCGAACACGTACAAGATAGAGAACGTAGAAGACGCCCTAAACCTTCACCAAAAAGTCCTAGGAGCTAAAAGCGTCACAATACTTGGAGGCGGACTTCTAGGAGTGGAGTTGGCTAGCGTTTCTAGGGAGATGGGAAAAGAGGTCTATCTAGTGGAGGGAAGTGATAGGCTGTTGAATTTTATGACAAGGGAGTCTTCAGATTTCGCACTGAGGGAGCTAAGGGAAATGGGAGTTCACGTAATTTTAAAAGAAAAGGTCGAAGGAATAGAGAAGAACAAGGTCAAGACAAATAACATGGAAATAGAGAGCGATGTTGTAGTCTCGTCTATAGGTTTCAAGGGACCTTCACTGATACAAGAGCTTGGTTTAACTAACACGAACGGAAGGATGGTTGTAGATGAATACTTGCGTTCGGTTGATTACGACGACGTCTTCGGTGCAGGAGACTCTGCTACCATGAAGAAGTTCGTTCCTATGTCTGCACAAGTAGCAGTACAAGCTGGCAACGTTGCGATGAGGAACATGATTGGGGCATCTGAGGAACCATTTCAGTATAAGCAATATGCTGTCATAGCTAAAGTGAACGGAAAATACTTCGGAGACCTAATGGGTAGATTCGTGAAGGGAAGGCTAGCGGAGATAGCGGAAAAAATGGGTATCACAAAAACTGTAATGCTAGTAAAGTAA